In Bermanella sp. WJH001, the genomic stretch GTGAAAACCGTGACTAAATCGGCTCTTGCAGGCATTGATAACAATAGATTTATTATTGTACCTGGGCTGATGGCCAAAATTTCTTACGCTCAGGCCCGTTTTATGCCAAGGATTTTTGGCTGGTTTATGCAATTACTTGTGAATTATTCCAGTAAATAATAAACAGCAGTTGAATTGGAAAAAGGCATGCTCAGTACACAGCTGTCCCACAAATAAAATTTGATTAATCCTCATCCAAAAAAACGTCATCCCCGACACGAGGAGCGCTTTGATCGGGGATTCACCTCTACTTTTGTGAAGGATTTGAGTGTTTCATCGGTCAGTTTATGGAATTGGACCTCGCGTTCGCGGGGGAGACGTGAAACTTCTGTTGATTTTTAAACTATGAGACAGCAGTGTACTGGGCATGCCTTTTTTATTTTACTTTGAGCTTTGCCAATCAAAATACGCGGAATAAAAGTACACGCCAATTAATAATGCTAACCACCACTCGATGGCGTTAACAATATCATCACCGCTGTCTAACGCTTTAAGAGCAAGTGCGATGGCAATCATGATGCCTTGAATCATCACCGATGCCCATTTGATTTTTAGTGACATATTAGAAAGTGTGGGTTTAATTTCTTTTTGTAAACACAAAACAAGATGCAAAACTTGCGCTAAAAAAGTGACTAAAAAGAATAAGATAGCCCCCGTTACATGAACGTCCCAGTTGATGGCTTCTCTTGGTGGAATTAAAACCGCGGTGGCCATGATTAAAAGTAGGGCACCTATTATTCCTAATATTGAACTTGCCCCATTTAACCAAGTGCTGGTTAAGGTTTGTATTTGTTTAAAGCTTACCGCCCACCACATGATAAAAAACGCACACGCGGCAATCATGCCACCACGAAAAACATAGCCTTCTGGGCTGTAAATACCTGCGTCGGTAATATTTAAACACCCTTGTAAAAACGGATTACAGCTTTCAACTTTTGGGTGATCAAATTGTAAGGCAATGATGTAACTGAGTAATATGGTCCCTTGGCTTAGAATTAAACAAGTAAGGGCCAGTAATGGTTTTAAGCTCATAAAACACCTTTTAAACAATATGCGCTGATGTTGGCACTATAATGATTTATCATTAGTTTTTCTATTTCTACAAGGCAGGCTCTTGGACGCTCATTTTCGTATGACAATTGATCAGCAACATGATCAAACAAGCTTATTAGCGTGTTTACTGCCGTGTATTCCCTATTTAAGTGTAGAGCAATGGCAGCAATTGCTAGTGAGCGGCTGCATTAAATTACAATATGAAGTGGTATTGTCTGACTGCCCTGTGAGCATTGGGCAGGTGATTGATTATATGGTGCCTGATTATGAAGAAGATGAGGTGGATACCAATTGGTCGCTGCTTTGGCAAAATGAACACATTGCAGCGGTGCATAAACCCGCCAACTTGCCAGTTAGTCGCACTACTCGTAATGTTTACAATACCTTGATTCAAATTTTACGCCGTGAAAGCCCTTGGCCTGATGCCCACCTCTTGCATCGCTTAGATTTAGAAACCTCCGGTATTATTTTAATCGCTCATGATAATGAGCAAGCTAAATATTATCAGCCAAAACTCTCCCAGCTTATGTTGTGTAAAAAATATCGAGCCATTGTTCATGGTGATCCTACTTGGCAAACCCTTAAACACAGCAGTTATTTAAATACCAAAAAAGACAGTGCCATACGTTGTCAAATACATTCGGTAGAGCAGGGGCAGGGCAAGTTCAGTGAAACGCACTTTACCGTATTGGCCTGTGCAAATGGTTTTAGTTTGGTTGAGTGTGAATTATTAACCGGTCGTAAACATCAAATTCGCGCACACCTTAGTGAATTAGGTCACCCCATTGTTGGTGATAAAATTTATGCAAATAACGGTGAGTTTTACCTAAAGCGTTTAGATGATGGGTTAACACAAGCGGATCACGATGCCTTATTGGTTGAGCATCATTTACTTCATGCTTATGAAGTTCAGTTAAATAATATGTGGCAAGCAGACGGTGAGCGTTTAGTGATTCAAGATGATCATTACTCGGATATTTGGTTGCGCTTTAGCGAACAAGTTGGACTGTAAGAATGATTAGTGAGTCATGACGGTTAACCTAAACGGCTCTGTAAAAATTCCACAAGTTGACGAATTTTGGCAGATAAGTGCCGGTTATTTGGGTAAACCGCCCAAATGGTTTCGGCTTTCATTTTATATTGTGTGAGTACCTCTATTAGCTTGCCCTGTTGAATGTGCTGATCGAGGTAATAACTGGGTAATTGCACCATGCCGATGCCTTTAAGTGCGGCATCCACTAAGCCGTAACCACTGTTACACGTTAAGTTGCCGGTGACTTTTATGGTTTTGTCTTTTTGGTTGTCTTCAAAGCGCCAATAACTGTGTTGTCCCATTAGACAATTATGTTGATTTAATTCGGTCAAGGAATGGGGCGTGCCATGGTGCTTTAAATATTCTGGTGACGCACACACACGATAATTGCGTTGGCTGATGGGTTTGGCCATTAAGCTTGAGTCTTTTAATTTGCCCAGCCGAATGGCGAGGTCATACCCTCCCTCAACTAAATCCAATTGCTGATTCGTTAAATTGGATATGACGTCAATCGCTGGGTATTGCAGCATAAAATCATGAATCAGTGGTTGAATGTACTTCTCACCATACATAACCGGCGCAGTCAGTTTAATACTGCCTTGTGGTGTGTCTTTTAAGTTACCCAATGCTCGCTCAGCATCTTTAAGGTCATTTAAGATTTGTCGGCAGTGTTGGTAATAGGTTTCACCTTCTGCGGTGAGGGATACCTTACGCGTGGTGCGATAAAGTAATTTGGTGTTGAGTCGTTTTTCCAGCTGAGAAACCTGACGGCTCACTTGTGCCACTGATAGGTTTAGTGAGTTGGCGGCATGGGTGAAACTGCCAAGCTCGGCCACACTTACAAACTCAGATACTCCCTCCCAAATGCTCATGATTATTACCTATATGTAAAAGTATTTTAATTAATTAGGTGATTATCATTATATAAGAAGTAATTACAATGAAATTGAATGATTAGACAAGCTTAATGCCCTGAGCTGTACTTAAGCTGTTTTGTGTTAGCAGATTGAATTGACCAGGAGTCACCATGACCGATACCTTTATAAAATCAAAAGCCGCCATTGCATGGGGGCCAAAGCAGCCGCTGAGCATAGAAGAAGTGGATGTGATGATGCCGCGCAAGGGCGAGGTGCTGGTTAAAATTATTGCCACTGGGGTGTGCCATACCGATGCATTCACCTTATCAGGTGAAGACCCAGAGGGTGTGTTTCCTGCGATTCTAGGCCACGAAGGTGGCGGTGTGGTTGAGGCTGTGGGCGAAGGGGTGACCAGTGTTGCCATTGGTGATCATGTGATTCCACTTTACACACCAGAGTGTGGTGAGTGTAAGTTTTGTACCTCAGGTAAAACCAATCTTTGTCAGAAAATCCGTGAAACCCAAGGTAAGGGTTTAATGCCAGATGGCACCACACGCTTTTATAAAGACGGTGAGCCAATCTATCACTACATGGGTACATCAACATTCTCTGAATACACAGTACTACCAGAAATCTCATTAGCCAAAGTCAACAAAGAAGCACCGCTTGAAGAGGTCTGTCTGCTTGGTTGTGGTGTCACCACAGGCATGGGCGCGGTGATGAATACGGCTAAGGTTCAAAAGGGCGATACCGTGGCCATATTTGGTTTAGGTGGGATTGGTTTGTCGGCCATTATTGGTGCCACCATGGCAGGCGCATCACGCATTATTGGTATTGATATTAACGAAAGTAAATATGAACTGGCGAAGCAATTGGGGGCCACTGATTGCATTAACCCTAACGATTTTGATAAGCCTATCCAAGAAGTGATTGTAGAAATGACAGATGGCGGTGTGGACTTCTCATTTGAATGTATTGGCAATGTGGACGTCATGCGTTCTGCGTTAGAGTGTTGCCATAAAGGTTGGGGCGAATCTGTGATCATTGGCGTGGCCGGTGCTGGGCAAGAAATTGCTACCCGCCCATTTCAGTTGGTGACGGGGCGGGTA encodes the following:
- a CDS encoding LysR substrate-binding domain-containing protein, translated to MSIWEGVSEFVSVAELGSFTHAANSLNLSVAQVSRQVSQLEKRLNTKLLYRTTRKVSLTAEGETYYQHCRQILNDLKDAERALGNLKDTPQGSIKLTAPVMYGEKYIQPLIHDFMLQYPAIDVISNLTNQQLDLVEGGYDLAIRLGKLKDSSLMAKPISQRNYRVCASPEYLKHHGTPHSLTELNQHNCLMGQHSYWRFEDNQKDKTIKVTGNLTCNSGYGLVDAALKGIGMVQLPSYYLDQHIQQGKLIEVLTQYKMKAETIWAVYPNNRHLSAKIRQLVEFLQSRLG
- a CDS encoding RluA family pseudouridine synthase, producing MDAHFRMTIDQQHDQTSLLACLLPCIPYLSVEQWQQLLVSGCIKLQYEVVLSDCPVSIGQVIDYMVPDYEEDEVDTNWSLLWQNEHIAAVHKPANLPVSRTTRNVYNTLIQILRRESPWPDAHLLHRLDLETSGIILIAHDNEQAKYYQPKLSQLMLCKKYRAIVHGDPTWQTLKHSSYLNTKKDSAIRCQIHSVEQGQGKFSETHFTVLACANGFSLVECELLTGRKHQIRAHLSELGHPIVGDKIYANNGEFYLKRLDDGLTQADHDALLVEHHLLHAYEVQLNNMWQADGERLVIQDDHYSDIWLRFSEQVGL
- a CDS encoding S-(hydroxymethyl)glutathione dehydrogenase/class III alcohol dehydrogenase, yielding MTDTFIKSKAAIAWGPKQPLSIEEVDVMMPRKGEVLVKIIATGVCHTDAFTLSGEDPEGVFPAILGHEGGGVVEAVGEGVTSVAIGDHVIPLYTPECGECKFCTSGKTNLCQKIRETQGKGLMPDGTTRFYKDGEPIYHYMGTSTFSEYTVLPEISLAKVNKEAPLEEVCLLGCGVTTGMGAVMNTAKVQKGDTVAIFGLGGIGLSAIIGATMAGASRIIGIDINESKYELAKQLGATDCINPNDFDKPIQEVIVEMTDGGVDFSFECIGNVDVMRSALECCHKGWGESVIIGVAGAGQEIATRPFQLVTGRVWRGSAFGGVKGRSELPGIVEKYLAGEFKLNDFITHTMGLEDINEAFDLMHEGKSIRSVIHYNK